From Companilactobacillus heilongjiangensis, one genomic window encodes:
- a CDS encoding GRP family sugar transporter, translating into MNILIALIPALGWGFMPIITGKVGGSPVNQMFGIGAGATVVGLVSYLVTQPSVSAQAFWFSVLCGALWTIGQIGQFISFKRIGVSGTVPLSTVFQLVGNSIIGMLIFGDWAGAHAKIIGIIALAIVVVGALLTSVSDSSDGQKMQTKDALFLLCTTVGFWIYSSFPNMPIVKAESPTGIFLPEMLGILLGSIIYALFTDKNSFKQKQQYQNMIAGVAWGIAAFAYIFSAKANGNTSAFIWTQLNVVIGTFGGIFVLHEQKSSRELKFTILGILLIVVGSVATSFA; encoded by the coding sequence ATGAATATTTTAATTGCTTTGATTCCAGCGCTTGGTTGGGGCTTCATGCCAATCATCACTGGTAAAGTTGGGGGATCTCCAGTTAACCAAATGTTCGGAATTGGTGCTGGTGCAACAGTCGTTGGTTTGGTCTCTTATTTAGTTACACAACCGAGCGTTAGTGCTCAAGCCTTTTGGTTCTCAGTTCTCTGTGGTGCCTTATGGACTATCGGTCAAATCGGTCAGTTCATTTCTTTCAAGCGTATCGGCGTTTCAGGAACAGTTCCACTATCAACTGTTTTTCAATTAGTTGGTAACTCAATTATCGGAATGTTGATTTTCGGTGACTGGGCGGGTGCACATGCCAAAATTATTGGTATCATCGCTTTAGCAATCGTTGTTGTTGGTGCTTTATTGACATCAGTTTCAGACAGCAGCGACGGTCAAAAGATGCAGACGAAAGATGCACTCTTCCTATTATGTACAACCGTTGGATTTTGGATCTACTCTTCATTTCCAAATATGCCAATCGTTAAGGCTGAAAGTCCAACAGGTATCTTTCTACCAGAAATGTTAGGAATCTTACTAGGTTCAATCATTTATGCCTTATTCACAGACAAAAATTCATTTAAACAAAAGCAACAATATCAAAATATGATTGCCGGAGTTGCTTGGGGAATTGCCGCATTTGCGTACATCTTCTCAGCCAAAGCAAACGGTAATACATCAGCATTTATTTGGACACAATTAAACGTAGTAATCGGAACATTCGGTGGAATCTTCGTTCTACATGAACAAAAGAGCAGCCGTGAATTGAAGTTTACTATTTTGGGAATCTTGTTAATTGTAGTCGGTAGTGTAGCTACATCGTTCGCATAA
- a CDS encoding GNAT family N-acetyltransferase has product MEFKHEDGRFFLQDGDKMAGEITYSTVKDGVISIDHTFVDDDYRGQGLAGKLLNAVLDYADLKSLKIVPVCEYAKASFKKKPEIRFLLAENYQELLKGEK; this is encoded by the coding sequence ATGGAATTTAAACATGAGGATGGTCGTTTCTTTTTACAGGACGGCGATAAAATGGCCGGTGAAATCACATATTCAACTGTTAAAGACGGAGTGATTTCAATCGATCATACTTTTGTCGATGATGACTATCGTGGTCAAGGATTGGCTGGAAAACTTCTCAATGCAGTTTTGGATTACGCAGATTTGAAGAGTCTTAAGATCGTTCCCGTTTGCGAATATGCTAAAGCTTCTTTCAAGAAGAAACCAGAGATCAGATTTTTGTTAGCAGAAAATTACCAAGAGCTTTTAAAGGGGGAAAAATAG
- a CDS encoding 2,3-bisphosphoglycerate-dependent phosphoglycerate mutase, which translates to MVKLVMVRHGESIANALNQYTGWNNVGLTQEGIVQAHVAAKKLQGFYFDHVHTSVLQRAIITAYIIQDDLNLNYVPITKSWRLNERHYGALRGQNKDATRREFGVEQVHQWRRSFYSVPPELPQPDPNVGPYKYYESSIMPVAESLYEAYQRIIPYYVDNVAPKLLDNKNQLIVAHGSTIRALIKYIEGISDKDIDGVEVANGKPLIYDFDEKLNIISSNRTEK; encoded by the coding sequence ATGGTAAAACTTGTCATGGTAAGGCATGGAGAGAGTATTGCTAATGCTTTAAATCAATATACGGGGTGGAATAATGTTGGTTTAACTCAAGAGGGCATCGTCCAAGCACACGTGGCCGCTAAAAAGTTACAAGGCTTTTATTTCGATCATGTACACACATCTGTTTTGCAAAGAGCTATTATCACAGCTTATATTATTCAAGATGATTTGAATCTTAATTATGTGCCAATCACAAAGTCTTGGCGCTTAAACGAACGTCACTATGGCGCTTTACGAGGTCAAAATAAGGATGCTACGAGACGTGAATTTGGAGTTGAACAAGTGCATCAATGGCGCAGAAGCTTCTATTCAGTGCCTCCAGAACTGCCACAGCCAGACCCTAATGTTGGACCTTACAAATATTATGAGTCTAGTATCATGCCAGTTGCTGAAAGTTTGTATGAAGCTTATCAACGAATTATTCCTTATTACGTCGATAATGTTGCACCCAAATTGTTGGACAATAAGAATCAGTTGATTGTTGCTCACGGTAGTACTATCAGGGCTTTGATCAAATATATTGAGGGAATTAGCGATAAAGATATTGATGGAGTTGAAGTCGCAAATGGGAAGCCATTGATTTACGATTTTGATGAAAAACTTAATATCATTAGCAGTAACCGAACAGAAAAATAA
- the rpiA gene encoding ribose-5-phosphate isomerase RpiA has translation MDQNELKQAVGIKSVDFIQSNSVVGLGTGSTVYYMIEELGKRYQAGDIKNIVAVTTSSRSEKQAKSLGIPTKDLNDVDHIDLTIDGADQIDKNYQGIKGGGAAHLLEKMVATNSTKNIWIVDQSKLANTLGSFPLPLEVIPFGCEKTFADLQKEDLHPEFRLNDDGKRVLTHNKNYVIDLKMGEITHPHLLAEWLDHQVGIVAHGLFLDIVNTIIVGYADGPKVIDNIR, from the coding sequence TTGGATCAAAATGAATTAAAGCAGGCCGTTGGTATTAAGTCCGTTGACTTTATCCAAAGTAATAGTGTTGTAGGACTTGGTACTGGCTCCACGGTTTATTACATGATTGAGGAACTCGGCAAGAGATATCAAGCTGGCGATATCAAAAATATCGTTGCTGTAACCACTTCTTCTCGCTCTGAAAAACAAGCTAAGTCGCTTGGCATCCCAACCAAAGATTTAAATGATGTCGACCACATCGATTTAACCATTGATGGTGCCGATCAAATCGACAAGAATTACCAAGGTATCAAAGGTGGCGGTGCTGCCCACTTGCTTGAAAAGATGGTCGCAACTAATTCCACCAAAAATATTTGGATCGTTGACCAATCAAAATTGGCTAACACCCTAGGCAGTTTCCCATTGCCACTAGAAGTAATTCCTTTCGGTTGTGAAAAGACCTTTGCAGACCTTCAAAAAGAAGACCTACATCCCGAATTTCGTTTAAATGACGATGGCAAACGCGTTTTGACACATAATAAAAATTACGTAATTGATTTAAAAATGGGCGAAATTACTCACCCTCACCTATTAGCCGAATGGTTAGATCATCAAGTTGGAATAGTTGCACATGGACTATTTCTTGATATAGTTAATACCATTATCGTCGGTTATGCCGATGGACCAAAAGTAATCGATAATATCAGATAG
- a CDS encoding aminopeptidase C, which produces MTKEITSSELDNFKNAFENTPGSSAIKNAVANNGLFKSSETIASKVAMDPTFSVEIDTGKVADQKQSGLCWVFAALNTMRHPLQDNFKIKGFELSQGYMLFWDKLEKSNYFFENVINTAALPTGDRKVDFLMATPQQDGGQWDMVMALVQKYGVVPKAVMPDTFSRTNSSELNNVLNKKLRKDAIILRNLVNDNKSEEDIERKKNELLSEIYKILVYTVGVPPTKFDWAYRDDDKNYHKETGITPQEFFKKYVGWDLDSYISTINAPTADKPYNHVYTVEMLGNVIGGRQVRHLNLEINDFKKLAVKQLQAGETVWFGSDVGQSSDRKIGIMDTNIYDLEGLLNTDLKMTKAERLDYIESMMTHAMVITGVDLDENGNPLKWKVENSWGEKVGTKGYFVMSDSWFDEFVYQLVINKKYLPEDLKNTFETESKEPKVLAPWDPMGALA; this is translated from the coding sequence ATGACTAAAGAAATCACATCATCAGAATTAGATAATTTTAAAAACGCTTTTGAAAACACACCAGGTTCTTCAGCAATTAAAAACGCTGTTGCTAACAATGGTTTGTTCAAATCAAGTGAAACAATTGCATCTAAAGTTGCTATGGACCCTACTTTCTCAGTTGAAATTGATACTGGTAAAGTTGCCGACCAAAAACAATCTGGATTATGCTGGGTTTTCGCAGCATTGAATACTATGAGACACCCTCTTCAAGATAACTTTAAGATCAAGGGCTTTGAACTTTCACAAGGTTACATGCTTTTCTGGGACAAACTAGAAAAATCTAACTACTTCTTCGAAAATGTTATCAACACAGCTGCTTTACCAACTGGCGACCGTAAAGTCGACTTCCTAATGGCAACACCTCAACAAGATGGTGGTCAATGGGATATGGTTATGGCACTTGTTCAAAAATATGGTGTCGTTCCTAAGGCCGTAATGCCAGATACATTCAGTCGTACAAACTCATCTGAACTAAATAACGTTCTTAACAAGAAATTACGTAAAGACGCTATCATCTTGCGTAACCTTGTTAACGACAACAAGTCTGAAGAAGACATCGAACGTAAGAAGAACGAATTACTAAGTGAAATCTACAAGATTTTGGTTTACACAGTCGGCGTTCCTCCTACAAAATTTGACTGGGCTTACCGTGATGACGATAAGAACTATCACAAAGAAACAGGCATCACACCTCAAGAATTCTTCAAGAAGTATGTTGGCTGGGACTTAGACAGTTACATTTCAACAATCAACGCTCCAACAGCTGACAAGCCATACAACCACGTTTACACAGTTGAAATGCTTGGTAACGTAATCGGCGGACGTCAAGTACGTCACTTGAACCTTGAAATCAATGACTTCAAGAAACTAGCCGTTAAACAACTCCAAGCTGGCGAAACAGTTTGGTTTGGTAGTGATGTTGGCCAAAGTTCAGATCGTAAGATTGGTATCATGGATACAAACATCTATGACCTTGAGGGCCTACTAAACACTGACTTGAAGATGACAAAGGCAGAACGCCTTGACTACATCGAAAGCATGATGACACATGCCATGGTTATCACCGGCGTTGATTTAGACGAAAACGGCAACCCATTGAAGTGGAAAGTTGAAAACTCATGGGGTGAAAAAGTCGGAACAAAAGGTTACTTCGTAATGAGCGACTCATGGTTCGACGAATTCGTTTACCAACTAGTTATCAACAAGAAGTACTTACCAGAAGACCTCAAGAATACCTTTGAAACAGAATCAAAAGAACCAAAAGTATTAGCACCATGGGATCCAATGGGAGCATTAGCATAG
- a CDS encoding Xaa-Pro dipeptidyl-peptidase: MKNNQFAIRPTDFKDQLTELTEIGFLDKDNESETNPLQLWISFLSKSFLEDKTSSTFEETLKTYMATDDQNLSEYIDSATHVSVVAFYNVALQLLKFNPDVDFSFTDPLAAMEKIQLMVADHNGASFTIDELKSAWYWLLATHNKMGQTYIDSLASKGYFTKFYGQITKPMLFNGKTLPVFNPHKLIREVVYVESPQDSDHDGKRDLLKAEILRPSETENGLKVPVLYTASPYNQGTNDETGEKLTHNVNVPLTHKQPNNLKYSDIEYKNDNQEIPAPRKIDGETKKAEQDFSRESSYTLNDYFLARGFAVVYMAGIGTKDSDGFRTTGDPDETISTVAIIKWLTGQLPAFTNRTDNIKIKAWWSNQKVAMTGRSYLGTLATAAATTGVSGLKTVISEAAISNWYDYYRDGGLVIAPGGFPGEDADVLAEETFSRRLQPGDFHNIKSQWDDQIKAIQAGEDRTTGDYNTFWDARNYHKNFKNIKADVFMVHGLNDWNVKPRNVERLWNGIKHNGVTQKIILHQGQHIYINAFRSIDYNDIINLWLTHELLGIDNQAKEIIPNVIIQDNTKTENWTAYKDWDNAENQQVKYNLSSDKLSTDTVTPSTQSFQDNLDQPTFDNYAKHNDTWEHDLIAADKKLTDNQLIYKTDALSDNLTIDGKVHVQLKVSSSEDIGLLSFQLIDYGEAKRLTVSPTLLSKNSLAETYDWREDDLREFTYAQPTPFKMITKGHINLQNRENNYKVDELKPNVFYNIDVELQPTFYKLLKGHQLGLIVYATDFGMTVRGNQNIKYTVQANDSSLVVPIHKN, from the coding sequence ATGAAAAATAACCAATTTGCAATCCGTCCAACAGACTTTAAAGATCAATTAACAGAGCTCACCGAAATCGGTTTTCTAGATAAAGATAACGAGTCAGAAACCAATCCCCTGCAACTTTGGATCAGTTTTTTAAGCAAGAGTTTTTTAGAAGATAAAACTTCTTCTACTTTTGAAGAAACGCTCAAAACATATATGGCAACTGACGACCAAAATTTGAGTGAATATATCGATTCAGCCACTCACGTCTCAGTCGTAGCTTTCTATAACGTTGCCCTACAACTTCTCAAATTCAATCCTGACGTGGACTTCTCATTTACCGATCCACTAGCTGCCATGGAAAAAATTCAATTGATGGTTGCTGACCATAACGGCGCTTCGTTCACCATTGACGAGTTAAAGTCCGCTTGGTATTGGTTATTAGCAACTCACAACAAGATGGGACAAACATATATTGACTCCCTCGCATCCAAAGGTTACTTCACTAAGTTCTATGGGCAAATCACTAAGCCAATGCTATTCAATGGTAAGACTTTGCCTGTATTCAACCCACATAAGTTAATTCGTGAAGTCGTTTACGTAGAATCACCTCAAGACAGTGACCATGACGGCAAACGTGATTTACTAAAAGCTGAAATTTTACGTCCTAGTGAAACTGAAAACGGCTTGAAAGTACCTGTTCTCTACACTGCTAGTCCGTACAACCAAGGTACTAACGATGAGACCGGTGAAAAGCTAACTCACAACGTCAACGTACCTTTAACACACAAACAACCAAATAATTTAAAATATTCAGATATCGAATATAAAAATGACAATCAAGAAATACCTGCCCCTAGAAAAATCGATGGCGAAACTAAAAAAGCCGAACAGGATTTTTCTAGAGAAAGTTCTTACACTTTAAATGACTACTTCCTAGCTCGTGGTTTTGCGGTCGTTTATATGGCCGGTATCGGTACAAAAGACTCCGACGGTTTCAGAACTACTGGTGATCCTGACGAAACTATTTCAACCGTTGCAATCATCAAGTGGTTGACTGGTCAATTGCCTGCTTTCACCAACCGAACTGACAACATTAAAATTAAGGCATGGTGGTCAAATCAAAAAGTTGCCATGACTGGTCGTTCATACTTAGGAACATTAGCTACTGCCGCTGCAACTACTGGTGTTTCAGGATTAAAGACTGTTATTAGTGAAGCTGCCATTTCTAATTGGTACGACTACTACCGTGACGGCGGACTAGTTATCGCTCCCGGTGGCTTCCCTGGCGAAGACGCTGACGTTTTGGCAGAAGAAACATTCAGTCGTCGTTTACAGCCTGGTGATTTTCACAATATAAAATCACAATGGGACGACCAAATTAAAGCAATCCAAGCTGGCGAAGATCGAACAACTGGCGATTACAATACTTTCTGGGATGCTCGTAATTACCACAAGAATTTCAAGAATATCAAAGCTGACGTCTTCATGGTCCACGGCTTAAATGACTGGAATGTTAAACCTAGAAACGTTGAACGACTTTGGAATGGTATCAAGCATAACGGCGTTACACAAAAGATCATTTTGCACCAAGGACAACACATTTACATTAATGCCTTTCGTTCTATCGACTATAACGATATCATCAACCTTTGGCTGACTCATGAATTACTCGGAATTGACAATCAAGCCAAGGAAATCATCCCTAATGTTATCATCCAAGATAATACGAAGACTGAGAACTGGACAGCTTACAAAGACTGGGATAACGCCGAAAATCAACAAGTTAAATATAATTTATCAAGTGATAAATTGTCAACTGATACAGTTACTCCATCAACTCAATCATTCCAAGACAACTTGGATCAACCAACCTTCGATAATTATGCTAAGCATAACGATACTTGGGAACATGATTTGATTGCTGCCGATAAGAAATTGACTGACAATCAACTAATTTACAAGACTGATGCTTTATCTGACAACTTAACAATTGACGGTAAAGTTCATGTTCAACTAAAAGTTAGTTCCAGTGAAGATATCGGACTCTTGAGTTTCCAATTAATTGATTACGGTGAGGCCAAACGTTTGACCGTTTCACCAACGTTATTATCGAAAAATAGTTTAGCTGAAACATACGATTGGCGTGAAGATGATTTACGTGAATTTACCTATGCACAACCAACACCGTTCAAGATGATCACTAAGGGTCACATTAATTTACAGAATCGTGAAAACAACTATAAAGTTGATGAACTAAAACCAAATGTTTTCTATAATATTGATGTTGAGCTTCAACCAACATTTTACAAATTACTCAAAGGCCATCAATTAGGTTTGATCGTCTATGCAACAGATTTTGGTATGACAGTTCGTGGTAATCAAAATATCAAATATACAGTTCAGGCCAATGATTCTTCATTAGTCGTTCCAATACATAAAAACTAA
- a CDS encoding KUP/HAK/KT family potassium transporter, which yields MEKTQLNSLKNNPHSKKSVAGFLIALGIVYGDIGTSPLYVMHSLMVGNGGLDKMSTNFILGSVSLIFWTLTLVTTIKYVLIALRADNRGEGGIFALYTLVRKRAKWLIIPAMVGGATFLADGMMTPAVTVTAAIEGLKGIAIHNTVLISTQNQVIIVTLIILSTLFFIQRFGTQLIGRAFGPIMLVWFAFLGLMGILNLSSDWTMLRALNPYYAIELLRSPINIRGVFILGSIFLATTGAEALYSDMGHVGRPNIYTSWPFVKICLLLSYLGQATWILSVKDNHTLQNMGSAMNPFYQSIPADFRLFGIFLSAMAAIIASQALISGSYTLVSEATKLKIFPRLKTYYPTNFKGQLYIPTVNSIIWVVCLFIVFYFKTSENMSNAYGLEITITMLMTTILLHQWLLMKRANRFFTTIIISFFFIIESIFFVTNSSKFIHGAYITMFIAALLIAVMFIWRYGERLKDDNTYRSHFVSLLAFKHQLNDLRKDPSYPLYTTNLVYLTKIHDGYRIKKNILYSILDKRPKRAQVYWFVTVNVTDEPYTAAYSVETFDTDYMVSVQLYLGFRVDQKVNVYLRQVVNDMMSNGEIKQQPQKYTTIPDRDVGDFSFVIIREILSPDTKISSLKKSVIHMRFFLQEFISPANWFGLSYSDVVEERVPLVLGKVSLNRLRLVRKDRSALKDIKVDDEIDDDDED from the coding sequence ATGGAAAAAACACAACTAAATTCATTGAAGAATAACCCCCATTCAAAAAAGAGTGTTGCAGGGTTCCTAATTGCTTTAGGAATCGTTTATGGAGATATTGGTACCTCACCTCTATATGTTATGCACTCTTTAATGGTTGGGAATGGTGGACTTGATAAGATGTCCACTAATTTTATTCTAGGCAGTGTTTCATTAATATTTTGGACACTGACTTTAGTCACGACAATTAAGTATGTTTTAATTGCTTTGCGTGCTGATAACCGTGGTGAAGGTGGTATTTTCGCCCTCTACACTTTGGTTAGAAAGCGTGCTAAGTGGCTAATTATTCCGGCTATGGTTGGTGGGGCAACCTTCCTAGCCGACGGTATGATGACACCTGCTGTTACTGTCACTGCCGCAATCGAAGGTCTGAAAGGCATTGCCATTCACAATACCGTTTTGATTAGTACTCAAAACCAAGTAATTATTGTCACGCTGATTATTTTGTCGACCCTCTTCTTTATACAAAGATTTGGGACACAATTGATTGGTCGAGCTTTCGGTCCTATCATGCTAGTTTGGTTTGCTTTCCTTGGTCTTATGGGAATCCTAAATCTTTCATCCGACTGGACTATGTTACGAGCTTTGAACCCATACTACGCGATTGAACTATTAAGAAGTCCAATCAATATCCGCGGTGTCTTCATCCTTGGTAGTATTTTCCTTGCTACTACTGGTGCTGAAGCCCTCTATTCAGATATGGGACACGTTGGTCGACCTAACATTTACACTAGTTGGCCATTCGTCAAGATTTGCTTGTTACTAAGTTACTTAGGTCAAGCAACATGGATTTTAAGTGTTAAAGATAATCACACGCTTCAAAACATGGGTTCCGCAATGAATCCGTTCTATCAATCTATTCCAGCTGATTTCAGACTCTTCGGAATCTTCCTTTCAGCTATGGCCGCAATCATTGCTTCTCAAGCCTTGATTTCAGGCTCATACACACTAGTATCTGAAGCTACCAAATTGAAGATTTTCCCAAGATTGAAAACTTATTACCCTACTAATTTCAAAGGTCAACTTTATATTCCAACAGTTAACTCAATTATCTGGGTCGTTTGTTTGTTCATCGTCTTCTATTTCAAAACTTCCGAAAACATGTCAAATGCCTACGGTCTAGAAATTACAATCACAATGTTAATGACAACAATCTTGCTCCATCAATGGTTGTTAATGAAACGTGCTAATCGCTTCTTTACAACGATTATTATCAGTTTCTTCTTTATTATTGAAAGTATTTTCTTCGTAACTAACAGTAGCAAGTTCATTCACGGTGCTTACATTACTATGTTTATCGCCGCCCTACTTATCGCTGTTATGTTCATCTGGAGATACGGTGAAAGACTTAAAGATGACAACACATATCGGAGTCACTTCGTTTCACTATTAGCTTTCAAGCATCAATTGAATGATTTGAGAAAAGACCCTAGTTACCCACTTTATACAACTAATTTGGTTTACTTAACTAAGATTCACGATGGCTACCGTATCAAGAAGAATATTCTTTATTCAATCCTTGATAAGCGTCCAAAGCGCGCTCAAGTCTACTGGTTCGTAACAGTTAACGTTACCGATGAACCATATACAGCTGCATATAGCGTTGAAACTTTCGATACCGACTACATGGTCAGCGTTCAACTTTACTTAGGATTCAGAGTTGATCAGAAAGTTAACGTCTACTTGCGTCAAGTTGTGAATGATATGATGTCAAACGGTGAAATCAAGCAGCAACCACAGAAATATACAACTATTCCTGACCGTGATGTTGGTGACTTCTCATTCGTTATTATCAGAGAAATTTTATCACCAGATACAAAGATCAGCAGTTTGAAGAAGAGTGTAATTCACATGCGCTTCTTCCTACAAGAGTTCATCTCACCAGCAAACTGGTTCGGACTTTCCTACAGTGATGTAGTCGAAGAACGAGTACCATTAGTACTTGGAAAAGTTTCACTCAATCGTTTACGTTTAGTCAGAAAAGATCGTTCAGCTTTGAAAGATATTAAAGTTGACGATGAAATTGATGACGATGATGAAGATTAG
- a CDS encoding dUTP diphosphatase, translated as MTKKRGFEIVKKYEGKGINLPVRQTKNAAGYDIESSEDFVVPSIWKFGVLNVLKFLLNKGKMDDDKIAEVQKSIKPVLVPTGVKAYMQDDEVLIIASRSSNPLKRGLSIPNGIGVVDADYYNNDSNEGELFVQLINFFPVDYTVKKGERLAQGIFIKYLTTDDDEGGLTKRHGGFGSSGI; from the coding sequence TTGACAAAAAAACGTGGATTTGAAATTGTTAAAAAATACGAAGGTAAAGGAATCAATTTACCAGTTCGTCAAACTAAAAATGCTGCAGGTTACGATATTGAGAGTTCCGAAGATTTTGTTGTTCCCTCAATTTGGAAATTTGGTGTTTTGAATGTTTTGAAATTTTTGCTAAATAAGGGCAAAATGGATGACGACAAAATTGCTGAAGTTCAAAAATCAATCAAGCCAGTATTGGTACCAACCGGTGTCAAAGCTTATATGCAAGATGATGAAGTTTTGATTATTGCTAGTCGTTCCAGCAATCCATTGAAACGTGGTTTATCAATTCCTAATGGTATTGGCGTTGTCGATGCAGATTATTATAATAATGACAGTAACGAGGGTGAGTTGTTTGTTCAATTGATCAACTTTTTCCCAGTTGATTACACTGTTAAAAAAGGTGAACGTTTAGCCCAAGGAATATTCATCAAATACCTTACAACCGATGACGACGAGGGTGGATTAACAAAACGTCATGGAGGATTTGGTTCTTCAGGAATATAA
- a CDS encoding cation diffusion facilitator family transporter, whose amino-acid sequence MDHEKVTGKRFFYVTVLNVLITITEFVGGFFSGSLGLISDAFHNLEDSLSIVISYAANVIGKRKNNTKKTFGYKRAEILAAFVNSIVLVVITLMMVVESFRRLSQPQHINGKLMMIVSLIGLAANFISMLMLLSGSKHNLNIKATFLHMLTDTLSSVGVFIASIFVILFNWNWVDPIITIVIAIWLLKEAYTVVSETINILMEASPKIDLDAVQAAILTIPEIVKVHHVHLWMIDENHIMLDAHINVKRNCNMAELDGLYDQVDKLLKDKFNIKHVTLQAECSRGLDNSLID is encoded by the coding sequence ATGGATCATGAAAAAGTAACGGGTAAACGTTTCTTTTACGTAACTGTGCTGAATGTGTTGATTACTATTACTGAATTTGTCGGAGGTTTCTTTTCCGGAAGCCTAGGATTGATCTCTGATGCATTCCACAATTTGGAAGATTCGCTGTCAATTGTAATTTCATACGCAGCTAACGTTATTGGCAAGCGCAAAAATAATACTAAGAAGACTTTTGGATACAAGCGGGCGGAAATTTTAGCGGCGTTCGTTAATTCGATTGTCCTAGTCGTGATAACTCTGATGATGGTTGTTGAATCATTTCGGCGGCTATCACAACCGCAACATATCAATGGTAAATTGATGATGATTGTTTCTTTGATCGGCTTAGCAGCTAATTTTATTTCAATGTTGATGTTGTTGAGCGGCTCAAAGCATAATTTAAATATTAAAGCGACGTTTCTACATATGCTGACAGACACATTGTCTTCGGTTGGCGTTTTTATAGCTTCAATCTTTGTTATTTTATTCAATTGGAATTGGGTCGACCCAATCATAACAATTGTAATTGCCATTTGGCTCTTAAAAGAAGCCTATACGGTTGTTTCGGAAACAATTAATATCCTGATGGAGGCCAGTCCGAAAATTGATTTGGACGCTGTTCAGGCTGCAATTTTGACAATCCCTGAAATTGTTAAAGTTCATCACGTGCATTTATGGATGATTGACGAAAATCACATCATGTTGGATGCCCATATTAATGTTAAGAGAAATTGTAATATGGCTGAGCTTGACGGCCTTTACGATCAAGTTGATAAGTTGTTGAAAGATAAATTTAATATCAAGCATGTAACTTTACAGGCTGAGTGTTCAAGAGGATTAGATAATTCGCTGATAGATTAG
- a CDS encoding HAD family hydrolase: MIKHIFSDMDGTLLQSNCKISENNVQVIKDSQIPFTLVSARSPREMVETIDKLDLQEPQIAFNGGLIFQQTAQGKKILQSEPIAADGIKQVLTILKQEFPDVSCSLYDLDNWYVEKIDKGIEYEASACDFEPIVTDFVSLLKQDDLKIFKIMLISFDLQEMKAMNEKLAYLNSGDVTVTQSAENYLEITHRLAQKSRGIKYIQDLENLEKDDMAAFGDGYNDLVMLKQVGTPIVMDNALPGVKDYAKFITKDNDHDGVAFGIQKYLSSKSSI; the protein is encoded by the coding sequence TTGATCAAACACATTTTTTCCGATATGGATGGAACTCTATTACAGAGCAATTGTAAGATTAGTGAAAACAACGTTCAGGTAATTAAGGATAGTCAGATTCCGTTTACATTAGTCTCGGCGCGTTCACCAAGAGAGATGGTTGAAACCATTGATAAACTTGACTTACAGGAGCCACAAATTGCTTTCAACGGTGGATTGATTTTTCAACAAACTGCTCAAGGTAAGAAAATTCTGCAATCAGAACCAATTGCTGCGGACGGTATCAAGCAAGTGTTGACCATTTTAAAGCAAGAATTTCCGGATGTTAGCTGTTCATTGTATGATTTGGACAACTGGTATGTGGAAAAAATTGATAAAGGTATCGAATATGAAGCCTCAGCCTGTGATTTTGAGCCAATTGTGACTGATTTTGTTTCTTTACTGAAACAAGATGACCTAAAAATCTTCAAGATTATGTTAATTTCGTTCGACTTACAGGAAATGAAAGCGATGAATGAAAAACTTGCATACTTAAACTCCGGTGATGTGACCGTAACGCAGTCAGCCGAGAATTATCTTGAAATCACGCATAGACTGGCTCAAAAGTCCCGTGGTATCAAGTATATTCAAGATTTGGAAAACTTGGAAAAGGATGATATGGCGGCTTTTGGAGATGGCTATAATGACTTAGTGATGCTCAAACAAGTGGGGACTCCGATTGTTATGGACAATGCTTTGCCCGGTGTAAAAGACTATGCGAAGTTTATTACTAAAGACAATGATCACGATGGTGTTGCCTTTGGGATTCAAAAATATTTAAGTTCTAAGTCATCAATATAG